The following proteins are co-located in the Paludibaculum fermentans genome:
- the nusG gene encoding transcription termination/antitermination protein NusG: MNRTVQAPDFPPFAPDTCDFARCPDAWYALTVRPQHERAVELALAARGLAAYLPVFATVRKWSDRFKKLVVPLFPGYIFCRFDASSRVQVLKTPGVISIVSTGQTPTPVPDAQVEAVQKMLASGSPVEPCAYLKEGERVRIEEGPMAGVEGILLEVRDACRLVVAIELFQRSVSVQIHRESVVPVRG, translated from the coding sequence ATGAACCGAACCGTCCAAGCTCCAGACTTTCCGCCATTCGCCCCCGATACCTGCGATTTCGCTCGCTGTCCGGATGCCTGGTACGCTCTCACGGTTCGCCCCCAGCATGAAAGAGCCGTGGAACTCGCGCTGGCGGCCAGGGGTCTTGCCGCTTATCTTCCTGTCTTCGCAACTGTCAGAAAATGGTCCGACCGTTTCAAGAAATTGGTCGTGCCGTTATTTCCCGGATATATCTTCTGCCGTTTCGACGCTTCTTCCCGTGTGCAGGTATTAAAAACCCCAGGAGTGATCTCCATCGTGTCCACAGGACAAACGCCCACCCCCGTACCCGACGCCCAGGTGGAGGCGGTTCAAAAGATGCTTGCCTCGGGCTCGCCCGTCGAGCCGTGCGCCTACCTCAAGGAAGGTGAGCGCGTGCGCATTGAGGAAGGACCCATGGCAGGCGTCGAGGGCATCCTGTTGGAAGTCCGCGACGCCTGCCGCCTGGTCGTGGCCATCGAACTCTTCCAGCGTTCAGTGTCCGTTCAGATCCATCGCGAGAGCGTCGTTCCCGTGCGAGGCTGA
- a CDS encoding MraY family glycosyltransferase, with translation MHSLLLLGLLSVLLSLVLTPIVASWSKRIGLVDQPDGRRKIHRLPISRVGGIAIALTYVASSCLVLGAAPHYRAMLPEWLPGILRIVPGVALVFLVGLLDDIKGLRPWQKLLGQLVASVWVIGFAHVAITGVRGNPLPGWLSLVLTVVWLLACTNAVNLIDGVDGLASGIGFFATCTTLAAAMLRGNEPLMFATIPLAGALLGFLRYNFNPASIFLGDCGSLTLGFLLGILAILWGQMSATFLGMTAPLMALAVPLLDTTLAIARRYLRQQPIFGADRGHVHHRLLARGLGPKAVTLTLYGVCTFGAALSLAGSTWENYSGLVLLLFCVAAWIGVRKLDYVEFGEAGRMLRQGIFRRLLNRQLILQSFRRQLAMATSLEGCWQAVLSVYHGFGFAAVRASLGGTRFSDGPEAVSPGMWRLWVPVGGSDFVEFYRTNESRIPCSGADELADAINRGMGEKLRQLQVAIDTRGRRTMPPAGDVPRDTHVKAAAAAGGMSQPRTGTTLSRWI, from the coding sequence ATGCACTCATTGTTACTTCTGGGACTGCTTTCCGTCCTGCTCTCATTGGTGTTGACGCCGATTGTGGCGAGCTGGTCGAAACGGATCGGCCTGGTGGATCAGCCGGATGGCCGGAGAAAGATTCACCGCCTACCAATTTCGCGCGTGGGTGGAATTGCGATCGCGCTCACCTATGTTGCTTCGTCGTGCCTGGTTCTCGGGGCGGCTCCCCATTACCGGGCCATGCTGCCGGAATGGCTGCCCGGGATCCTGCGGATCGTACCAGGGGTGGCGCTCGTGTTCCTGGTCGGGTTGCTGGATGACATCAAGGGTTTGCGGCCCTGGCAGAAGCTGCTGGGGCAACTGGTGGCGTCCGTGTGGGTGATTGGGTTCGCGCACGTGGCGATCACCGGGGTTCGCGGCAATCCGTTGCCGGGTTGGCTGAGCCTGGTGCTCACCGTGGTCTGGCTGTTGGCGTGTACGAACGCCGTCAATTTGATTGACGGAGTAGATGGGCTGGCGTCGGGCATCGGGTTCTTCGCCACGTGTACGACGCTGGCGGCGGCAATGTTGCGCGGGAATGAGCCGCTAATGTTCGCGACAATCCCGCTGGCGGGGGCGCTTCTGGGATTCCTGCGGTACAACTTCAATCCGGCGTCGATCTTCCTGGGGGATTGCGGGAGTTTGACGCTGGGGTTCCTGCTAGGGATACTCGCGATCCTGTGGGGGCAGATGTCGGCGACGTTCCTGGGAATGACGGCTCCGCTGATGGCGCTGGCCGTCCCACTGCTGGATACGACCCTGGCGATTGCGCGGAGGTATTTGCGGCAGCAGCCGATCTTCGGTGCGGATCGCGGGCATGTGCATCACCGGCTGCTGGCCCGGGGGCTGGGCCCAAAGGCAGTAACGCTGACCCTGTATGGCGTGTGTACGTTTGGAGCGGCTCTGTCGCTGGCGGGCAGCACTTGGGAGAACTACAGCGGGCTGGTGCTGCTGCTGTTCTGCGTGGCGGCCTGGATCGGCGTCCGTAAGTTGGATTACGTGGAGTTTGGGGAGGCCGGCCGGATGCTGCGGCAGGGGATCTTCCGGCGGCTGCTAAACCGGCAGTTGATCCTGCAGAGCTTCCGGAGGCAACTGGCGATGGCGACCTCGTTGGAGGGCTGCTGGCAGGCTGTGCTGAGTGTGTATCACGGATTTGGTTTCGCAGCGGTGCGGGCGAGCCTGGGCGGGACCCGGTTTAGCGATGGGCCGGAGGCGGTGTCGCCAGGGATGTGGCGGCTGTGGGTCCCGGTGGGCGGGTCGGACTTCGTGGAGTTCTACCGGACGAACGAAAGCCGCATACCGTGCAGCGGTGCCGATGAACTGGCGGATGCGATCAATCGCGGGATGGGCGAGAAGCTGAGGCAGCTGCAGGTAGCGATCGACACGCGAGGCCGGCGGACGATGCCTCCGGCGGGCGATGTCCCACGCGACACGCATGTTAAGGCGGCCGCCGCGGCGGGCGGTATGAGTCAGCCTCGCACGGGAACGACGCTCTCGCGATGGATCTGA
- a CDS encoding acyltransferase family protein, protein MQAATSPTIPFRPRLLAVATARIPSLDGMRALSIMLVLFGHLVGTRGFWFSEVTEPVRALAKFGVHVFFVISGYLITRILQAEWRKHGSIRVGTFYRRRAFRILPVAIVYLSVVAVLAALGTIPMAWSDFVHAATYTMNFVDGPSWAVGHLWSLSVEEQFYILWPVILVLLGWRRAGAACLVFAVAAPLLRVGTKMAFGHGAWWAPTDADAIAVGCLLACVSERLGRWETYLRMLRSPIPLLLLVVPAAGIYLADRQALSFGLMQLAHLGVAVLIDRFVRYPGSFGGGLLNSAILMRIGVLSYSLYIWQELFLDRTSSLTVAQFPLNLVCTLCVAVISYQFVEQPFLAWRDRLERTR, encoded by the coding sequence ATGCAAGCAGCCACATCCCCCACAATTCCGTTCCGGCCTCGTCTATTGGCGGTGGCCACTGCTCGCATTCCCAGCCTGGATGGGATGAGGGCCCTTTCGATCATGCTGGTGCTGTTCGGCCACCTGGTGGGCACACGAGGCTTCTGGTTTTCCGAAGTGACGGAACCGGTGCGGGCGCTGGCAAAGTTCGGCGTGCACGTATTCTTCGTCATCTCGGGGTACCTGATCACGCGGATCCTGCAGGCAGAGTGGCGCAAGCACGGGTCCATCCGGGTGGGGACGTTCTACCGGCGGCGGGCGTTCCGGATTCTGCCTGTGGCGATCGTGTATCTGAGTGTGGTGGCGGTGCTGGCCGCACTGGGGACGATCCCAATGGCTTGGAGCGATTTCGTGCACGCGGCCACCTACACGATGAACTTCGTCGACGGGCCGAGCTGGGCGGTGGGGCACTTGTGGTCGTTGTCGGTGGAGGAGCAGTTCTACATCCTCTGGCCGGTGATCCTGGTGCTGCTGGGCTGGCGGAGAGCCGGCGCGGCGTGCCTGGTGTTTGCGGTCGCGGCTCCGCTACTAAGAGTGGGGACGAAGATGGCCTTCGGACATGGCGCGTGGTGGGCGCCAACGGATGCGGACGCGATTGCCGTCGGCTGTCTGCTGGCTTGCGTCAGTGAGCGCCTGGGGCGATGGGAGACCTACCTGCGTATGCTGAGGTCGCCGATTCCGCTGTTGTTGCTGGTGGTTCCCGCGGCCGGCATCTATTTGGCCGACCGGCAGGCGCTTTCCTTTGGCCTCATGCAACTCGCGCACCTGGGCGTGGCGGTGCTGATCGACCGCTTCGTGCGGTACCCGGGCAGCTTTGGCGGCGGGTTGCTGAACTCGGCGATCCTGATGCGCATCGGCGTGCTCAGCTACTCGCTGTACATCTGGCAGGAGCTGTTCCTGGACCGCACGTCGAGTCTGACTGTGGCGCAGTTCCCCCTGAACCTAGTGTGCACGTTGTGCGTCGCGGTGATTTCCTATCAATTCGTGGAGCAGCCATTCCTGGCGTGGCGCGACCGGCTCGAGCGGACGCGCTGA
- a CDS encoding glycosyltransferase family 4 protein, with translation MKSNRTLVLTSRFPFPVIGGDRLRVYHVCKALAQESRLTLLTICQSQEEMDGEQPEPLFDAIHKVYLPKWKSYWNTLMALPTSRPFQLAYYESAEYRERVEALLPTHGQVWAHLIRTGQYIENATGIRRILEMTDAVSLNYERFSKLTGARGPRRYIYGLEQQRLKQYEQTVISQFDSTWLISDVDKEYLTESDSSRVEVIPNGVDTHQLRFRLPEEGNVIAFIGNLVSAQNLDACHFFIQEVLPLVRQRVNAVFRIVGNIPEGAAAAFRRLEGVEVTGRVESIADAVDGAICAVCPVRAGAGMQNKVLEYLALGLPCVTSAIGLEGIAAKPGRDLLVYHSPKHAADQIVRLFHDVGLRRSLAFAGRRLVATEYSWERTYASVRAAMQGLSPELRASA, from the coding sequence ATGAAGAGCAATAGGACCCTGGTCTTGACCTCACGATTCCCGTTCCCCGTGATCGGAGGCGACCGGCTGCGGGTGTATCACGTCTGCAAGGCCTTGGCGCAGGAGTCGCGGCTGACGCTGCTGACCATCTGCCAGAGCCAGGAGGAGATGGACGGCGAGCAGCCGGAGCCTCTGTTTGACGCGATCCACAAGGTGTATTTGCCGAAGTGGAAGTCGTATTGGAATACGCTGATGGCGCTGCCGACATCGCGTCCGTTCCAGCTTGCGTACTATGAGTCAGCGGAATACAGGGAACGGGTGGAGGCTTTGCTGCCGACACACGGGCAGGTATGGGCGCACCTGATTCGCACAGGGCAGTACATCGAGAACGCCACGGGGATCCGGCGGATCCTGGAAATGACGGATGCGGTGTCGCTGAACTACGAGCGCTTCAGCAAACTGACAGGGGCGCGCGGTCCGCGGCGGTATATCTACGGGCTGGAGCAGCAGCGGCTGAAGCAGTACGAGCAGACGGTGATCTCGCAGTTCGATTCGACGTGGCTGATTTCCGATGTAGATAAGGAGTACCTGACGGAGAGCGATTCGTCACGGGTGGAGGTGATCCCGAACGGCGTGGACACGCACCAGTTGCGGTTCCGGCTGCCCGAAGAGGGGAACGTGATCGCGTTCATCGGCAACCTGGTGAGCGCGCAGAATCTGGATGCCTGCCACTTCTTCATTCAGGAAGTGCTGCCCCTGGTGCGGCAGCGCGTGAATGCGGTGTTCCGGATTGTGGGCAACATTCCCGAGGGTGCGGCGGCGGCGTTCCGGCGCCTGGAGGGCGTGGAGGTGACGGGCCGCGTGGAGAGTATCGCGGATGCCGTGGATGGCGCGATCTGCGCCGTCTGTCCGGTGCGGGCCGGGGCGGGGATGCAGAACAAGGTCCTCGAGTATCTGGCGCTGGGCCTGCCGTGCGTCACGTCTGCAATCGGGCTAGAGGGGATCGCGGCCAAGCCGGGCCGGGATCTGCTCGTCTATCATTCGCCGAAGCATGCGGCGGACCAGATCGTCCGGCTGTTCCACGATGTGGGGCTGCGGCGGTCGCTGGCGTTTGCGGGCCGGCGGCTGGTGGCGACCGAGTATTCCTGGGAGCGGACGTACGCGAGTGTGCGGGCCGCGATGCAGGGGCTGAGTCCGGAGTTGCGGGCCAGCGCCTGA
- a CDS encoding glycosyltransferase family 4 protein, producing the protein MRIGFDGRLAMGSTRGMGRFLRTLIAGREKELIGLCAPGESDADFRLEAGGFQMYPLWEQFSLPALARKLDLQVLICPFNTAPLRLPAGLRLVLVVHDLIFLEDQERGAQDGSLYQRAGRLYRRTVVPRVIERADQIIAVSEHTAQSIQERFRIRPGRIRVIPNTLSTDWYEAPGSAAAREPYVLCVSGEAPHKNLADGIRAFARCNEIGRPGCHALKVVGVSEPFHGHYQELARQLGIGGLVEMLPRVGDEALRQLYREAAVFLFPSLSEGFGIPVLEAMASGTPVVTSQCTSLPEVCGSAALYFNPRSVEDMASALGSALTDPSLRKEMSRLGLEQARKYHPALVAGPIQEFWRDLNEEQ; encoded by the coding sequence TTGCGCATTGGCTTTGACGGGCGGCTGGCGATGGGCTCGACCCGTGGGATGGGGCGGTTTCTCAGGACTCTGATTGCCGGGCGGGAGAAGGAACTGATCGGCTTGTGCGCGCCGGGCGAGTCGGATGCCGATTTCCGATTGGAGGCCGGCGGGTTTCAGATGTACCCGCTCTGGGAGCAGTTCTCGCTTCCGGCGCTGGCGCGGAAGTTGGATCTGCAGGTGTTGATCTGCCCGTTCAATACGGCACCGCTACGGTTGCCCGCCGGACTGCGGCTGGTGCTGGTGGTGCATGACCTGATCTTCCTGGAGGACCAGGAGCGCGGTGCGCAGGACGGCTCGCTGTACCAGCGGGCGGGGCGGCTGTATCGAAGGACCGTGGTGCCGCGCGTGATTGAGCGGGCGGACCAGATCATTGCCGTATCCGAGCATACGGCGCAGAGCATTCAGGAGCGGTTCCGGATTCGACCGGGCCGGATTCGCGTGATTCCGAACACGCTCAGCACGGACTGGTATGAGGCGCCCGGATCCGCGGCGGCTCGGGAGCCGTATGTGCTGTGTGTGTCCGGCGAGGCTCCGCACAAGAACCTCGCGGATGGGATCCGGGCCTTCGCCCGTTGCAACGAGATTGGGCGGCCCGGATGCCATGCGCTGAAAGTGGTGGGTGTTTCCGAGCCGTTTCACGGGCACTACCAGGAACTGGCGAGGCAACTGGGTATCGGCGGGCTGGTGGAGATGCTGCCGCGGGTCGGCGATGAGGCGCTGAGGCAGTTGTACAGGGAAGCGGCGGTGTTTCTGTTTCCGTCGCTATCGGAGGGATTTGGCATTCCGGTGCTGGAGGCAATGGCCTCGGGCACGCCGGTGGTGACGAGCCAGTGTACGTCGCTGCCTGAGGTGTGCGGCAGCGCCGCGCTGTACTTCAATCCGCGGAGCGTGGAGGACATGGCGAGCGCCCTGGGCTCCGCTTTGACGGATCCCTCGCTGCGCAAGGAGATGTCACGGCTGGGCCTGGAGCAGGCCCGCAAGTATCACCCGGCCCTGGTGGCCGGTCCGATTCAAGAGTTTTGGAGAGATCTGAATGAAGAGCAATAG
- a CDS encoding glycosyltransferase family 4 protein, producing the protein MNNDKTKLLLVSLGRIYGGAEIHYTRLARLLEGEAELAAVVCSPVLARMLRGAEVSVYEVPQWARKSALLRLPAVWLLMLWCMATRRIRRVHLNGQAEAIFALPLRLLLQRVIVTRHSALTLEPSGVKRRLYRFNARFATEIVCVSSYLAQQHRPFLRRTRLAVVPNWIPAKRAAEGRRREDRAPYRLIFVGRLVPEKGLADLLAAMDGLEGVELWVVGDGPFRDEAEQLAAGTKTTFWGFQDDPEQFYQQANLFISPSHSDGFSLVLMEAMSHGLPALVSDLPAHRELSNDGAGAMLFRCGNALDLRSKIQYLRDNPQEAESLGRAAMQIVDEHFTAERVAPLYRAVFQLP; encoded by the coding sequence GTGAACAATGACAAGACAAAGCTGCTGCTGGTGAGTCTCGGCCGGATCTACGGCGGAGCGGAGATTCATTACACGCGCCTGGCGCGGCTGCTGGAAGGCGAGGCCGAACTGGCGGCGGTGGTGTGTTCGCCGGTGTTGGCGAGGATGCTGCGCGGCGCGGAGGTGTCGGTGTATGAGGTGCCGCAGTGGGCGCGGAAATCGGCGCTGCTACGGCTGCCCGCGGTGTGGCTGCTGATGCTGTGGTGCATGGCGACGCGGCGGATCCGGCGGGTGCATCTCAACGGGCAGGCGGAGGCGATCTTTGCCCTGCCGCTGCGGCTGCTGTTGCAGCGAGTGATTGTGACGCGGCATTCGGCGCTGACGCTGGAGCCGAGTGGGGTCAAGCGCCGCCTGTACCGCTTCAATGCGCGGTTTGCGACGGAGATTGTCTGTGTGTCGTCGTACCTGGCGCAGCAGCACAGGCCTTTCCTGCGCAGGACGCGGCTGGCGGTGGTCCCGAACTGGATTCCTGCAAAACGGGCGGCGGAAGGGCGGCGGCGCGAGGATCGAGCTCCCTACCGGCTCATCTTCGTGGGGCGGCTGGTGCCCGAGAAGGGGCTGGCGGATCTGCTGGCGGCGATGGACGGGCTGGAGGGGGTGGAGCTCTGGGTGGTGGGCGACGGACCCTTCCGCGACGAAGCGGAGCAGTTGGCGGCGGGCACGAAGACGACCTTCTGGGGCTTCCAGGACGACCCCGAACAGTTCTATCAACAGGCGAATCTTTTCATCTCTCCCTCTCACTCTGACGGGTTTTCCCTGGTTCTGATGGAGGCGATGTCCCATGGACTACCGGCATTGGTCAGCGACCTGCCGGCGCATCGGGAACTCTCAAACGACGGTGCGGGCGCGATGCTGTTCCGGTGCGGAAACGCGCTGGACCTGCGATCGAAGATCCAATACCTGAGGGACAATCCGCAGGAGGCCGAATCGCTGGGACGAGCGGCCATGCAGATTGTCGATGAGCACTTCACGGCGGAGCGTGTGGCTCCGCTGTACCGGGCCGTTTTCCAGTTGCCGTAG
- the wzy gene encoding O-antigen polysaccharide polymerase Wzy, with protein MTAAVVQAPNAIPVAWMESFALAAVVSLDFLAIRAGWLTTEQHALVVTLGLAGLLVMTWLRFHRGMHPVWLFLGMLLLFQGGRMVAALMGMDGDPYLIDLQSPVPFTLPTEANLTATWLLLLSGVAIYIPCSLSYRVSGFEAPPGEDLTQALLLLFLATFPFHIYKNVQYLSYIRSHGGYLAIYTDGGAHLEAAGSLARVLSQVCSSAFLLYFVYEQRKRRLLTICVAYFAVTVVELLIGLRGKAFLLLFTFLFLYKKKQGSHFRGVPLAILVTTLGAVAQLVAGFREMRESAAASPAVFLWAQGVSFQVTALAVGFRHLFSAHGLEYILNQIPLVFVHQDRFGEGQLFGIDLSNFLNAEAMSLGFGTGSTYLAEAYVVGGIPAVAIASALIGLLLSRLHLSLRGASCAFATVAMMNLIYMPRSGMVEPFAATFKSWVALAATLLAAHAVHRAMEMTRREQ; from the coding sequence ATGACGGCGGCGGTGGTCCAGGCGCCCAATGCCATTCCAGTGGCCTGGATGGAGAGTTTCGCACTGGCGGCTGTCGTGAGCCTGGACTTTCTGGCGATCCGGGCCGGATGGCTGACAACGGAGCAACACGCCCTGGTGGTGACGCTGGGGTTGGCGGGCCTGCTGGTGATGACGTGGCTGCGGTTTCATCGCGGGATGCATCCGGTGTGGCTGTTCCTGGGGATGCTGCTGCTGTTCCAGGGCGGCCGGATGGTGGCGGCGCTGATGGGGATGGATGGGGATCCGTATTTGATCGACCTGCAGTCGCCTGTGCCGTTTACCTTGCCCACGGAGGCGAACCTGACGGCGACGTGGCTGCTGCTGTTGTCTGGAGTGGCGATCTACATTCCCTGCAGCCTGTCGTACCGGGTGTCGGGCTTTGAGGCTCCGCCGGGCGAGGATCTGACGCAGGCGCTGCTGCTGCTGTTCCTGGCCACGTTTCCGTTCCACATCTACAAGAATGTTCAGTACCTGTCGTACATCCGTTCGCACGGCGGGTATCTGGCGATCTACACGGATGGCGGCGCGCATCTGGAGGCGGCCGGGAGCCTGGCGCGCGTGCTGTCGCAGGTGTGTTCATCGGCGTTCCTGCTGTACTTCGTGTACGAGCAGCGCAAGCGGCGGCTGCTGACGATCTGCGTGGCGTACTTCGCGGTGACGGTGGTGGAACTGCTGATCGGATTGCGCGGCAAGGCGTTTCTGCTGCTGTTCACGTTCCTGTTCCTCTACAAGAAGAAGCAGGGCTCGCACTTTCGCGGTGTGCCGCTGGCGATCCTGGTGACGACACTGGGCGCGGTGGCGCAGCTGGTGGCCGGGTTCCGCGAGATGCGGGAGAGCGCGGCGGCGTCTCCGGCGGTGTTTCTGTGGGCGCAAGGCGTGTCGTTCCAGGTGACGGCGCTGGCAGTGGGGTTCCGGCATCTGTTCTCGGCACATGGGCTGGAGTACATCCTGAACCAGATCCCACTGGTATTTGTGCACCAGGACCGATTCGGCGAGGGGCAGTTGTTCGGGATCGACCTGAGCAATTTCCTGAACGCGGAGGCGATGAGCCTGGGTTTTGGCACGGGGTCGACGTACCTGGCTGAGGCGTATGTGGTGGGCGGAATTCCGGCGGTGGCGATTGCGTCGGCGTTGATCGGCTTGCTGCTGAGCCGGCTGCACCTGTCGTTGCGCGGCGCGTCGTGCGCGTTTGCGACGGTGGCGATGATGAACCTGATCTACATGCCGCGATCGGGCATGGTGGAGCCGTTCGCAGCGACCTTCAAGAGCTGGGTGGCCCTGGCGGCCACGCTGCTGGCGGCGCACGCAGTTCACAGAGCTATGGAGATGACCCGGCGTGAACAATGA
- a CDS encoding lipopolysaccharide biosynthesis protein, with protein sequence MNQRPEARTLRSVMGSRHTLNLASGVFYFAARAVCAVIQLRVVTQYIGAEYGGLNAVLNQVIYYVMLAELGLSTAAISMLYEPVERGDVAETSGLLSALRGDIRRLLWVAAPLSLPLIYVYSRAVHSEIPWAIAFSCMVLVAASTLITLVTVHCQAYLNASGQIYRTNMILGGGALLKTAVGLSAAVYLHSYLAVPAAVALLTLGEVFLLRRTFRAVFPAFQGFHLAEHTLKLRAQAKYVLFHKVGGLIYYQSDFIILSLAASLVAVKTYAQYQYLAAGMIGLFNAAFASMTSTIAARLIVASPEERRRQYGTVCLAAYFAAFCLAGAFRYSAGSFVSALFHEDRGLSAGVVALFSVLLFLNLSKTVDDVFITARGAFRPGYYLPLMEAAEYILQGAVMVRWMGSEGILWAGIGTNVIFAVLAKSIVVARAVAHMPAPAFLLKKVINLAAAAVLAIPVYFVFSRIDGLALNATLKFVLINAVAVSYVLPVTLAIVQRGFAAAAEMEPVVEPAEVVQ encoded by the coding sequence ATGAACCAACGGCCTGAGGCGCGGACACTACGGTCCGTAATGGGATCGCGGCACACGCTGAATCTTGCGTCGGGAGTGTTCTACTTCGCGGCGCGAGCGGTGTGCGCGGTGATCCAGTTGCGGGTGGTGACGCAGTATATCGGGGCGGAGTACGGGGGCCTGAACGCCGTTCTGAACCAGGTGATCTATTACGTCATGCTGGCCGAGTTGGGGTTGTCGACGGCGGCGATCTCGATGCTGTACGAGCCCGTGGAGCGAGGCGATGTCGCGGAGACCTCGGGGCTGTTGTCGGCCTTGCGCGGGGACATCCGGCGGCTCCTGTGGGTGGCGGCGCCGTTGTCGCTGCCGCTGATCTATGTGTATTCGCGGGCCGTGCATTCGGAGATCCCGTGGGCGATTGCGTTCAGCTGCATGGTGCTGGTGGCGGCGTCCACGCTGATCACGCTGGTGACCGTGCACTGCCAGGCGTACCTGAATGCGTCTGGCCAGATCTACCGGACGAACATGATTCTGGGCGGAGGCGCGCTGTTGAAGACGGCAGTGGGCCTGAGCGCGGCAGTGTATCTGCATTCGTACCTGGCGGTGCCGGCGGCGGTGGCGCTGCTGACGCTGGGCGAAGTGTTCCTGCTGCGGCGTACGTTCCGGGCGGTGTTTCCGGCGTTTCAAGGATTTCACCTGGCGGAACACACACTGAAGCTGCGGGCACAGGCGAAGTACGTGCTGTTCCACAAGGTGGGCGGGCTGATCTACTATCAGTCCGACTTCATCATCCTGTCGCTGGCCGCATCGCTGGTGGCGGTGAAGACGTACGCGCAGTATCAGTACCTGGCGGCGGGGATGATCGGTTTGTTCAATGCCGCGTTTGCGTCCATGACGTCGACCATTGCGGCACGGCTGATTGTGGCGTCACCCGAGGAGCGGCGGCGGCAGTACGGCACGGTGTGCCTGGCGGCGTACTTTGCGGCATTCTGCCTGGCTGGGGCATTCCGGTATAGCGCGGGTTCGTTTGTGTCGGCGCTGTTCCATGAGGATCGGGGCTTGAGTGCAGGGGTGGTGGCGCTGTTCTCGGTGCTGCTGTTCCTGAACTTGAGCAAGACGGTGGATGACGTGTTCATCACGGCGCGCGGCGCGTTCCGGCCGGGCTACTATCTGCCGCTGATGGAGGCGGCCGAGTACATCCTGCAGGGCGCGGTGATGGTGCGGTGGATGGGGAGTGAGGGGATCCTGTGGGCCGGCATCGGCACGAATGTGATTTTCGCGGTGCTGGCGAAGTCGATTGTGGTGGCGCGCGCGGTGGCTCACATGCCGGCTCCGGCGTTCCTGCTGAAGAAGGTGATCAACCTGGCGGCGGCGGCGGTGCTGGCGATTCCGGTGTATTTCGTGTTCTCACGGATTGACGGGCTGGCGCTGAATGCAACGTTGAAGTTCGTGCTGATCAATGCCGTGGCGGTGAGCTATGTGCTGCCGGTGACGCTGGCGATTGTGCAGCGGGGGTTTGCGGCAGCGGCGGAGATGGAGCCCGTGGTGGAGCCGGCGGAGGTGGTCCAATGA
- a CDS encoding GumC family protein, which translates to MTPTRSNPVTAKRAARAAKTESAPEQQMLFGRHRDVLMELVAHRRLIGGAAVLTAAAAFGVLSLIPSRYTATAVIMPPQQAQSLSSALMGQLGALTGLGGSAQLMGMKSPSDLYVGILEGRTIADSVIERFRMREVYGKSTMMETRKALAEHTEIGSRKSGLIEIAVEDKDPKRAAAIANAYVEELQKQNGRLAVTDASQRRLFFERELEEQKSALAEAETALKTAQEKSGMIQPAGQAEAIIRAQAQARAELAGLEVQAQAMSTFATDQNPQIKVLRSEQAAVREQLRQLEGRAGGAGSALISSGNLPTAGLEYMRRLRDVKYHEALFELLAKQSEAARLDEAKSAPVLQVVDSAVVPDRKSWPPRALLSAAAAMVAFFCACAWVILRSMLNFKMEWPRPDEPTA; encoded by the coding sequence ATGACGCCCACGCGAAGCAATCCTGTTACTGCGAAGCGCGCCGCGCGCGCTGCCAAGACGGAATCCGCGCCCGAGCAGCAGATGTTGTTCGGCCGGCACCGCGATGTGCTGATGGAACTGGTGGCGCACCGGCGGCTGATCGGCGGCGCGGCCGTGTTGACCGCGGCGGCGGCGTTTGGCGTGTTGAGCCTGATTCCGAGCAGGTACACCGCGACGGCGGTGATCATGCCTCCGCAGCAGGCGCAATCGTTATCGTCGGCGCTGATGGGCCAGTTGGGCGCGCTGACCGGGTTGGGTGGATCGGCCCAACTGATGGGGATGAAGTCGCCGAGCGATCTGTATGTCGGCATCCTGGAGGGCCGCACGATTGCGGACTCGGTGATCGAGCGCTTCCGGATGAGGGAAGTCTACGGCAAGAGCACGATGATGGAGACGCGGAAGGCCCTGGCGGAGCATACGGAGATCGGGTCCAGGAAGAGCGGACTGATCGAGATCGCGGTGGAAGACAAGGATCCGAAGCGGGCGGCGGCGATCGCGAACGCTTACGTCGAGGAGCTGCAGAAGCAGAACGGGCGGCTGGCGGTGACGGATGCGTCGCAGCGGCGGCTGTTCTTTGAGCGGGAGCTGGAGGAGCAGAAGTCGGCGCTGGCCGAGGCGGAGACGGCGTTGAAGACGGCGCAGGAGAAGAGCGGGATGATCCAGCCGGCGGGCCAGGCGGAGGCGATTATCCGGGCGCAGGCGCAGGCGCGGGCCGAGTTGGCCGGACTGGAGGTGCAGGCGCAGGCGATGAGCACCTTCGCGACGGACCAGAATCCGCAGATCAAGGTGTTGCGCAGCGAGCAGGCCGCGGTGCGAGAGCAGTTGAGGCAGTTGGAAGGACGCGCGGGCGGCGCTGGTTCGGCGCTGATCTCGTCGGGCAACCTGCCGACGGCGGGGTTGGAGTATATGCGGCGGCTGCGGGATGTGAAGTATCACGAGGCGCTGTTCGAGCTGCTGGCGAAGCAGTCGGAGGCGGCGAGGCTGGATGAGGCGAAGAGCGCTCCGGTATTGCAGGTGGTGGATAGCGCGGTGGTGCCGGACAGGAAGTCGTGGCCTCCGCGGGCGCTGCTGAGCGCGGCGGCGGCGATGGTGGCGTTCTTCTGTGCATGCGCGTGGGTGATTCTCCGATCCATGTTGAATTTCAAAATGGAGTGGCCTCGTCCTGATGAACCAACGGCCTGA